From the Musa acuminata AAA Group cultivar baxijiao chromosome BXJ3-7, Cavendish_Baxijiao_AAA, whole genome shotgun sequence genome, one window contains:
- the LOC135642905 gene encoding uncharacterized protein LOC135642905: protein MQKLKSLVAQSCLSAQTICEGLRALGGLYECIEELLHLPMSKYSNIQEKESVEVELDGSVRLLDLLGIMRDCMMTTKDQIRTLEIALRRQGVTVAESKMYTHIRFDKKAEKGIKSIFKLLNQMDDKYVSCCTNGKDSWMVTEILREARAITISLLQSIFKFLSMPTPQGKASRWSLISKALQKRKVACEGEQEEIEDNEGKIQRGQNQLRTIQNSIEDIETGLECLFRRLIKNRVSLLNILSL, encoded by the coding sequence ATGCAGAAGCTCAAGTCTTTGGTGGCTCAATCCTGTTTATCAGCCCAAACTATATGCGAGGGATTGAGAGCGCTCGGAGGTTTGTACGAGTGCATCGAGGAGCTTCTCCACTTGCCTATGAGCAAATATTCCaacatacaagaaaaagaaagtgtGGAAGTGGAGTTGGACGGATCTGTCAGGCTGCTGGACTTGCTTGGCATCATGAGAGACTGCATGATGACAACAAAGGACCAGATCAGAACGCTTGAAATAGCCCTCAGAAGACAAGGAGTAACAGTTGCAGAGAGCAAGATGTATACTCACATTCGTTTTGACAAGAAGGCAGAGAAGGGTATCAAGAGTATCTTCAAATTACTGAATCAGATGGATGACAAGTATGTCTCATGTTGTACCAATGGCAAGGACTCATGGATGGTGACCGAGATTCTGAGGGAAGCAAGAGCAATCACCATTTCCCTTCTCCAGTCCATCTTCAAATTCTTGTCCATGCCGACGCCGCAAGGCAAAGCTAGCAGATGGTCTCTTATCTCAAAGGCATTGCAAAAGAGGAAAGTGGCCTGTGAGGGCGAGCAAGAGGAAATTGAAGACAATGAAGGGAAGATACAGAGGGGACAAAATCAGTTGCGGACAATACAAAACAGCATCGAAGATATTGAAACAGGATTAGAATGCTTATTTAGAAGACTAATAAAAAATAGAGTCTCTCTTCTTAACATCCTAAGCCTGTAA